From Streptomyces yatensis, one genomic window encodes:
- a CDS encoding YciI family protein — translation MGHLVCFWCRVSTLVCFTEPGDGVTADALRTHLEEHKQWLAALERDGRLFAGGPLLDENYRGSGSGMVILRAASEREARDIVDRDPFHARGLRTYRLWPWQLNEGSFEVTVTLSDGTATLT, via the coding sequence ATGGGCCACCTAGTCTGCTTCTGGTGTCGAGTATCGACGCTCGTCTGCTTCACCGAACCCGGTGACGGGGTGACCGCCGACGCGCTGCGCACCCACCTCGAGGAGCACAAGCAGTGGCTCGCGGCGCTGGAGCGTGACGGCCGGCTGTTCGCCGGAGGGCCCCTGCTCGATGAGAACTATCGGGGGTCGGGAAGCGGCATGGTGATCCTGCGTGCCGCGTCGGAGCGGGAGGCGCGGGACATCGTCGACCGGGACCCGTTCCACGCCCGCGGGCTGCGCACCTACCGGCTTTGGCCCTGGCAGCTCAACGAGGGGTCGTTCGAGGTGACCGTCACCCTGTCCGACGGCACGGCCACCCTCACCTGA
- a CDS encoding LacI family DNA-binding transcriptional regulator — MPANGRSRRITIDDVARSAGVSRQTVSRAVNDKPEIDPATRERVLLVAESMGYRPSRFARGMVGPGLTTLGLVIADVLNPFFPEVVSGVLAAADERGWQVAVYSTGSALERETAVAETVVNHVDACIAFLLDPGAIELIRRSGMPFVLLDNEHRPPAVSGGRIDFASGMRQVVGHLVERGHRRIAMLDDRGRPDAGDRGTRHSLFLGTAAELGLPADESWVFPAANSLDGGAAAMEDVLDTGFGATAVLAYNDLIAIGAMRRARDRGVRVPEDCAFVGCDGLTLSRLVDPPLTTLTVDKELLGRTAVRQVAAQMTGAGTGETVIEPRLVIRASS; from the coding sequence ATGCCCGCGAACGGCAGGTCGCGCCGTATCACCATCGACGACGTGGCGCGCTCGGCCGGGGTGTCCCGGCAGACCGTGTCCCGCGCGGTCAACGACAAACCGGAGATCGACCCCGCCACGCGAGAGCGGGTGCTCCTGGTGGCCGAGTCCATGGGATACCGGCCCAGCCGGTTCGCCCGTGGCATGGTCGGCCCGGGGCTCACCACACTGGGGCTGGTCATCGCGGACGTGCTCAACCCCTTCTTCCCCGAGGTGGTCTCCGGTGTGCTGGCGGCGGCCGACGAGCGCGGCTGGCAGGTCGCCGTCTACAGCACCGGATCCGCCCTGGAACGCGAGACCGCGGTGGCGGAGACCGTGGTGAACCACGTGGACGCGTGTATCGCCTTTCTGCTGGACCCCGGCGCCATCGAGCTCATCCGGCGCTCCGGGATGCCCTTCGTCCTGCTGGACAACGAACACCGGCCACCCGCGGTGAGCGGGGGCCGGATCGACTTCGCCAGCGGGATGCGCCAGGTCGTCGGCCACCTCGTCGAGCGCGGCCACCGCAGGATCGCGATGCTGGATGACCGCGGTCGCCCGGACGCGGGCGACCGCGGCACCCGGCACTCGCTGTTCCTCGGCACCGCTGCCGAACTGGGGCTGCCCGCGGACGAGAGCTGGGTCTTCCCGGCGGCCAACTCCCTCGACGGCGGGGCGGCGGCCATGGAGGACGTGCTGGACACCGGCTTCGGCGCGACGGCCGTGCTCGCGTACAACGACCTGATCGCCATCGGTGCCATGCGCCGCGCCCGCGACCGCGGGGTGCGGGTGCCGGAGGACTGCGCGTTCGTCGGCTGCGACGGACTGACACTGAGCCGGCTCGTGGACCCACCGCTGACCACCCTGACGGTCGACAAGGAGCTCCTCGGCCGGACCGCGGTGCGGCAGGTCGCGGCCCAGATGACCGGCGCCGGAACGGGCGAGACGGTGATCGAGCCACGCCTCGTGATCCGCGCGTCCTCCTGA
- a CDS encoding polyprenyl synthetase family protein, whose translation MSDLRGSDRRGSDLRGADRRGSDRWGPTAFKARVDEVLHGFVAQEAEQLSAIDPALGPVAGQLEAAVADGKRLRAAFCYWGWRAAGQPDSDALVRAAASMELVHAAAVVHDDLIDDSPLRHGRPTAHIALRAAVRRRPRAVAAARSLAMLVGDLLMSLAGQMFATSGLPAAYLARARPLWSVLARELIAGECLEILRTGADPDTTASLKVIRYKTAKYTVEQPLLIGGALAGAGRRLREGYSAYGLPLGEAFQLRDDLLGLFGDPERTGKANADDVRGHRPTALLAETWRIAGDGERERLSALLGRRDLDADGLAAVREVMCRLKAPDRIEAMITARVEEALDALHELDAPPHATAALTALARSAAVRLS comes from the coding sequence ATGTCTGACCTGCGGGGGTCCGATCGGCGGGGGTCCGACCTGCGGGGTGCTGATCGGCGGGGGTCCGACCGCTGGGGGCCGACCGCGTTCAAGGCCCGCGTCGACGAGGTGCTGCACGGCTTCGTCGCCCAAGAGGCCGAGCAGTTGTCGGCGATCGACCCGGCCCTGGGCCCGGTGGCCGGGCAGTTGGAGGCGGCGGTCGCGGACGGCAAGCGGCTGCGGGCGGCGTTCTGCTACTGGGGCTGGCGCGCGGCGGGGCAGCCGGACAGCGATGCGCTCGTACGGGCGGCGGCCTCGATGGAGCTGGTGCATGCCGCCGCGGTGGTGCATGACGATCTCATCGACGACAGTCCGCTGCGGCACGGCCGGCCCACGGCGCATATCGCCCTGCGCGCCGCCGTACGCCGTCGGCCGCGTGCCGTGGCCGCCGCCAGGTCGCTGGCGATGCTGGTGGGCGATCTGCTGATGTCGCTGGCCGGGCAGATGTTCGCCACCAGCGGTCTGCCCGCCGCGTACCTGGCCCGGGCCCGCCCGCTGTGGTCGGTGCTGGCCCGGGAGCTGATCGCGGGGGAGTGCCTGGAGATCCTGCGGACCGGGGCCGATCCGGACACCACGGCGTCGCTGAAGGTGATCCGGTACAAGACCGCCAAGTACACCGTCGAACAGCCCCTGTTGATCGGCGGAGCCCTGGCCGGGGCCGGCCGGCGGCTGCGCGAGGGCTACTCCGCGTACGGGCTGCCGCTGGGCGAGGCGTTCCAGCTCCGGGACGACCTGCTCGGCCTGTTCGGAGACCCGGAACGGACCGGCAAGGCCAACGCCGACGATGTACGCGGCCACCGGCCCACCGCCCTGCTGGCGGAGACCTGGCGCATCGCCGGTGACGGCGAGCGGGAGCGGCTGAGCGCCCTCCTCGGCCGACGCGATCTGGACGCGGATGGTCTGGCCGCGGTCCGCGAGGTGATGTGCCGGCTGAAGGCCCCGGACCGTATCGAGGCCATGATCACCGCGCGGGTCGAGGAGGCCCTCGACGCCCTGCACGAGCTGGACGCACCCCCGCACGCCACCGCTGCCCTGACCGCGCTGGCGCGTTCGGCGGCGGTCCGCCTGTCCTGA
- a CDS encoding alpha-L-fucosidase produces the protein MPTPRIPLRPFHISAARTAHAIRATRARWRAVCAAVVLALAIGLLAAPARAEVHHPRQEWLRQSTAGLFMHWGMFTHPQHQNCAEWERDVTEGGWSADYWVDEARKLGASYIVLATFHSRLGYARPWPSKVPGSCATERDLLGELVAAGKAKGVHIVLYMTDDPQWHNADGVETLDSAAYSAYKGEQVDLTTRQGFGRYSYDLFLEAMEKYPDLSGFWIDNDNEYWEEHGLYEKIRERRPDWLLSNNNEDTPIMDTVSNEQKTGMTPAYDYPAAVSVPMPRLTEADYKLPTTGDWWYDGGDHEVDARLSTGRYITNAGSSIKSLMAETPMVNGKLPPQQEEFNDFMGKWVEPIKESVYGVEGGGYMYGGMQPGFWNDGAHGVVTVGRGENGDRTQYVHVVTPPRTDTVRLGDNGYTVRRVTNLRTGETMRFSQSGGHLSILGIHDWDPYDTVFKVETDGRRPLYPQSGVGATATSARTGHPAADLADGDYETYWDSDGKLPVSVTLDLGARKHTTALAVNQREWSPTHARSSFGRPEDSARIKDYRVYAGGDGKRWTPVRSGTLPSARGVQTIDLGGRDARYLKLEVRSLWGGPQAPEFYDQLRIDEIQVAYGRSRTTRTQLPLEAEARQNTSSGKVHPVACGACSGGRQVDGLGGGSRNSVTYREVRAAESGDYRLQLDHTAAAASSLSVSVNGAAPVEVPVGAGSPEVPASTAVSVPLKAGANTVKVFSTARRGPGLDRIAVAPLPPASYTPKTTLTVRPHGLQWVGSGRRSLTVTAALRLDADEQLDDISLAPRLPAGWTADGGPVTARSLRLGQTVRGTWTVISPPGQDAGSADIPVTADFGLLGRQKSVSDQVKVRPLPADRIWAREAEDSANQFGSTGLTGCGPCSGAEKVRNIGGSEQAAMVFPDVVVPDGGQYTLHLDYTVNGTRSFQVSVNGGPATKVTVTDTGNTTPRTTSIPVTLNSGTNTIKISNDTESAPDLDRLSLGRTT, from the coding sequence ATGCCCACGCCGAGGATCCCGCTCCGCCCCTTCCACATCTCCGCCGCCCGCACCGCACATGCCATCCGCGCCACCCGCGCCCGGTGGCGCGCCGTGTGCGCGGCGGTCGTACTCGCCCTGGCCATCGGCCTCCTGGCCGCCCCCGCCCGGGCCGAGGTCCACCACCCCCGGCAGGAGTGGCTGCGCCAGTCCACCGCCGGGCTCTTCATGCACTGGGGCATGTTCACCCACCCCCAGCACCAGAACTGCGCCGAGTGGGAGCGCGATGTCACCGAGGGCGGCTGGAGCGCCGACTACTGGGTGGACGAGGCGCGCAAGCTCGGCGCCTCGTACATCGTGCTGGCCACCTTCCACAGCAGGCTGGGCTACGCCCGCCCGTGGCCGTCGAAGGTGCCCGGCAGCTGTGCCACCGAGCGCGATCTGCTCGGCGAGCTGGTGGCCGCCGGCAAGGCCAAGGGCGTGCACATCGTCCTCTACATGACCGACGACCCACAGTGGCACAACGCGGACGGCGTCGAGACGCTGGATTCGGCCGCCTACTCGGCGTACAAGGGCGAGCAGGTCGACCTCACCACGCGCCAGGGCTTCGGCAGGTACAGCTACGACCTGTTCCTCGAGGCCATGGAGAAGTACCCGGATCTGTCGGGGTTCTGGATCGACAACGACAACGAGTACTGGGAGGAGCACGGCCTCTACGAGAAGATCCGCGAGCGCCGCCCGGACTGGCTGCTGAGCAACAACAACGAAGACACGCCGATCATGGACACGGTCAGCAATGAGCAGAAGACCGGCATGACCCCGGCGTACGACTACCCCGCCGCCGTGAGCGTCCCCATGCCCCGGCTGACCGAGGCCGACTACAAGCTGCCCACCACCGGCGACTGGTGGTACGACGGCGGTGACCACGAGGTCGACGCCCGGCTCAGCACCGGCCGTTACATCACCAACGCGGGCTCCTCCATCAAGTCGCTCATGGCCGAGACTCCCATGGTGAACGGCAAACTCCCGCCCCAGCAGGAGGAGTTCAACGACTTCATGGGCAAGTGGGTCGAGCCCATCAAGGAGTCGGTGTACGGCGTCGAGGGCGGCGGCTATATGTACGGCGGGATGCAACCCGGGTTCTGGAACGACGGCGCGCACGGCGTGGTCACCGTGGGCCGGGGCGAGAACGGCGACCGCACCCAGTACGTCCACGTGGTCACTCCGCCCCGCACCGACACGGTGCGGCTGGGCGACAACGGCTACACCGTGCGCCGGGTCACCAATCTCCGCACCGGCGAGACGATGCGCTTCAGCCAGTCCGGCGGCCATCTGTCCATCCTCGGCATCCACGACTGGGATCCGTACGACACCGTCTTCAAGGTCGAGACCGACGGCCGCCGGCCCCTTTACCCGCAGTCCGGTGTGGGCGCCACCGCCACCTCCGCGCGGACCGGCCACCCGGCGGCGGACCTCGCCGACGGTGACTACGAGACCTACTGGGACAGCGACGGCAAGCTGCCCGTCTCCGTCACCCTCGACCTCGGCGCGCGCAAGCACACCACGGCGCTGGCGGTGAACCAGCGCGAGTGGTCGCCTACGCACGCCCGGTCGTCGTTCGGGCGCCCCGAGGACTCCGCGCGCATCAAGGACTACCGCGTCTACGCCGGCGGCGACGGCAAGCGCTGGACACCGGTGCGCTCCGGCACCCTGCCCAGCGCCCGCGGGGTGCAGACCATCGACCTCGGCGGCCGCGACGCCCGCTATCTGAAGCTGGAGGTGCGCAGCCTGTGGGGCGGCCCCCAGGCGCCGGAGTTCTACGACCAACTGCGCATCGACGAGATCCAGGTGGCCTACGGCCGCTCCAGGACCACCCGCACCCAGCTGCCGCTGGAGGCCGAGGCGCGGCAGAACACGTCGTCGGGCAAAGTCCACCCGGTGGCATGCGGCGCCTGCTCGGGCGGGCGGCAGGTGGACGGTCTCGGCGGCGGGTCGCGCAACTCCGTGACGTACCGCGAGGTCCGCGCGGCCGAAAGCGGCGACTACCGGCTCCAGTTGGACCACACCGCGGCGGCCGCCTCCTCCCTGTCCGTGAGCGTCAACGGCGCGGCGCCGGTCGAGGTCCCGGTCGGCGCGGGCAGCCCCGAGGTGCCGGCGAGCACGGCGGTGTCCGTACCGCTCAAGGCGGGCGCCAACACGGTGAAGGTCTTCAGCACCGCCCGCCGCGGCCCCGGGCTGGACCGGATCGCGGTGGCCCCGCTGCCCCCGGCCTCGTACACGCCCAAGACCACGCTCACCGTCCGGCCGCACGGTCTGCAGTGGGTCGGCTCCGGCCGCCGGTCCCTCACCGTCACGGCGGCCCTCCGGCTCGACGCCGACGAGCAGCTCGACGACATCAGCCTCGCCCCCCGGTTGCCGGCCGGCTGGACCGCGGACGGCGGCCCGGTCACGGCCCGGTCGCTGCGGCTCGGCCAGACGGTGCGGGGCACCTGGACCGTCATCTCCCCGCCCGGCCAGGACGCCGGTTCGGCCGACATCCCCGTCACGGCGGACTTCGGGCTGCTCGGCCGGCAGAAGTCGGTCTCCGACCAGGTCAAGGTGCGGCCACTGCCCGCCGACCGGATCTGGGCGCGCGAGGCGGAGGACTCGGCCAACCAGTTCGGCAGCACGGGCCTCACCGGCTGCGGACCCTGCTCCGGGGCGGAGAAGGTGCGCAACATCGGCGGCAGCGAGCAGGCTGCCATGGTCTTCCCCGACGTCGTGGTCCCCGACGGCGGGCAGTACACGCTCCACCTCGACTACACGGTCAACGGCACCCGCTCGTTCCAGGTGAGCGTCAACGGCGGCCCGGCGACCAAGGTGACCGTGACCGACACCGGGAACACCACCCCGCGCACGACCTCCATCCCGGTCACCCTCAACTCCGGCACCAACACCATCAAGATCTCCAACGACACCGAGTCCGCCCCCGACCTCGACCGGCTGTCCCTCGGCCGGACCACCTGA
- a CDS encoding IS5 family transposase (programmed frameshift), whose protein sequence is MPLTDAQWARIEPLLPDRTPKRGGRWRDHREVIDAIAYKFQTGVQWVHLPEKYGNWRGVYNRLRMWAVDGTWERVFTALVAQADAEEHLSWAVSVDSTIVRAHQHAAGARKKGPPAGEPAEHAIGRSRGGLTTKIHLAADARCRPLAFVLTAGQAGDAPAFTDVMARLRVPRRRGRPRTRPDLVLADKAYSSRAIREHLRKRGIRAVIPVPADQRAHRLRRGSHGGRPPAFDRETYKQRNTVERCINRLKQWRGIATRYEKTATIYLAGLHIAGIFLWSAQ, encoded by the exons GTGCCGTTGACTGATGCGCAGTGGGCGCGGATTGAGCCGTTGCTCCCGGACCGGACGCCGAAACGGGGTGGCCGCTGGCGGGACCATCGTGAGGTGATCGACGCGATCGCCTACAAGTTCCAGACCGGTGTGCAGTGGGTTCACCTGCCGGAGAAGTACGGCAACTGGCGGGGCGTCTACAACCGGCTGCGGATGTGGGCCGTGGATGGCACGTGGGAGCGGGTGTTCACCGCCTTGGTGGCCCAAGCCGACGCGGAAGAGCACCTGAGCTGGGCCGTGTCGGTGGACTCCACGATCGTGCGGGCTCACCAGCATGCGGCCGGGGCCCGCAAAAAGGGGC CCCCGGCCGGCGAACCCGCCGAACACGCCATCGGCCGATCCCGGGGCGGACTGACCACGAAGATCCACCTCGCTGCCGATGCCCGCTGCCGACCTCTGGCGTTCGTTCTCACCGCAGGCCAGGCCGGTGACGCACCCGCTTTCACCGATGTCATGGCCCGCCTGCGCGTTCCTCGTCGGCGGGGACGGCCCCGCACCAGGCCGGACCTGGTCCTGGCCGACAAGGCGTACTCTTCCCGCGCAATCCGCGAGCACCTGCGCAAGCGCGGCATTCGGGCAGTGATCCCCGTCCCCGCCGACCAGCGCGCACACCGGCTGCGTCGGGGCAGTCACGGCGGCAGGCCACCGGCCTTCGACCGCGAGACCTACAAGCAGCGCAACACCGTCGAGCGGTGCATCAACCGCCTGAAGCAGTGGCGAGGCATCGCCACCCGCTACGAAAAGACAGCCACCATCTACCTGGCCGGACTCCACATCGCGGGCATCTTTCTCTGGTCCGCACAGTGA
- a CDS encoding nuclear transport factor 2 family protein, which yields MNHLLDRAAIHDLNTRYAVAFDGFRLNESSGCWAEDGVLDERETGFGLFQGREAIRDFFRDSLFAHARNVIHIMFNHLVTDIEGNRAAGSVSCLVEVVKNDGGYVRSHVKYEDEYIRVDGQWKFGSRVIKPSFPGAPS from the coding sequence ATGAACCATCTCCTCGATCGTGCCGCCATCCACGATCTCAACACTCGTTACGCGGTTGCCTTCGACGGCTTCCGGCTGAACGAGTCCTCCGGCTGCTGGGCCGAGGACGGTGTCCTCGACGAACGCGAGACCGGCTTCGGCCTGTTCCAAGGGCGCGAGGCGATACGCGACTTCTTCCGCGACTCACTCTTCGCCCATGCCCGCAACGTCATCCACATCATGTTCAACCACCTGGTGACGGACATCGAGGGCAACCGCGCGGCGGGGAGTGTCTCCTGCCTGGTGGAAGTGGTGAAGAACGACGGCGGCTACGTTCGCTCCCACGTCAAGTACGAGGACGAATACATTCGCGTGGACGGACAGTGGAAGTTTGGCAGCCGCGTCATCAAGCCGTCCTTCCCGGGCGCCCCGTCATGA
- a CDS encoding PPOX class F420-dependent oxidoreductase — protein sequence MPVPLGEDVLALLRRPSTCYIATTMPDGSPQLTQTWVDTDGEHVLINSVESHQKNRNIARDPRVAIAVADPAQPTSYVQIRGRVVRMTTEGAAEHIEALAQKYLGGPYPWFGGRDQVRVLYVIQPERISSPRG from the coding sequence GTGCCCGTACCGCTCGGCGAGGACGTGCTGGCGCTGCTGCGCCGCCCCAGCACCTGCTACATCGCCACCACCATGCCCGACGGCTCGCCCCAGCTCACCCAGACCTGGGTCGACACCGATGGCGAGCACGTCCTGATCAACAGTGTGGAGTCGCATCAGAAGAACCGGAACATCGCGCGCGACCCGCGGGTGGCCATCGCGGTCGCGGACCCCGCGCAACCCACCTCCTACGTCCAGATCCGCGGCCGTGTGGTGCGGATGACCACCGAGGGGGCGGCCGAACACATCGAGGCGCTCGCGCAGAAGTACCTCGGAGGGCCCTACCCGTGGTTCGGCGGCCGCGATCAGGTGCGGGTGCTCTATGTGATCCAGCCGGAACGGATCAGCAGCCCCCGCGGCTAG
- a CDS encoding MarR family winged helix-turn-helix transcriptional regulator translates to MFRNGPDGAPAECSVCGAELESRRTGRPATYCSQVCRQRAYRSRRSAPVRVDGRGAGPGARKEAAAPLRERAVPHLSGQQLRAWRGVLELQAVLMPKLEAELREETGLTINEFDVLYQLWRAPGGVRRVGDLAHDVLVTPGGVTRLADRLVDRGLVERRREDGRQAVELALTSAGGHRIRAAMDVRFRGVRRRFVDLLDAEEVELLAKIWARLRAHNAGED, encoded by the coding sequence ATGTTTCGTAACGGGCCGGACGGTGCACCTGCGGAGTGTTCGGTCTGTGGGGCCGAGCTGGAGAGCCGTCGGACCGGCCGACCGGCCACGTACTGCTCGCAGGTCTGCCGTCAGCGCGCCTATCGATCGCGGCGCTCGGCACCGGTGCGGGTGGACGGGCGTGGAGCGGGTCCGGGAGCCCGGAAGGAGGCGGCGGCACCGCTGCGGGAACGGGCCGTACCCCACCTGTCCGGTCAACAACTGCGGGCCTGGCGTGGGGTGCTGGAGCTGCAGGCCGTGCTCATGCCGAAGCTGGAGGCGGAGCTGCGGGAGGAGACCGGACTCACGATCAACGAGTTCGATGTGTTGTACCAGCTGTGGCGGGCTCCCGGCGGTGTTCGCCGGGTGGGCGATCTCGCCCATGACGTCCTGGTCACGCCCGGTGGCGTAACCCGTCTGGCCGACCGACTGGTCGATCGCGGGCTCGTCGAGCGGCGCCGGGAGGACGGGCGCCAGGCGGTCGAGCTCGCGCTCACCAGCGCCGGGGGCCACCGGATCCGTGCGGCGATGGATGTGAGGTTCCGAGGTGTGCGCAGGAGGTTCGTGGACCTGCTCGACGCCGAGGAGGTCGAGCTGCTCGCGAAGATCTGGGCGCGCCTCCGTGCCCACAACGCCGGGGAGGACTGA
- a CDS encoding alpha/beta hydrolase family protein: protein MNTSDAPTPVSWWASHRRRRPAVLAAVLAAVSLGTLGNAPTGHARTTQPEAATCPAKLAGKATCYTGQDTNGAYYTIAVPTHWNGSLVVHAHGGPDLGDSSDPSRSTDDLDRWAVMVDQGYAWAGSSYRRGGYGTRMAAADTENVRRLFLARFGKPKRTYVHGQSWGGNVAAKVAETYGTRPGAYDGVLLTSGVLGGGSRGYDYRVDLRVVYQYYCHNHPRPTEPQYPLWQGLRPDSTLTNTGLRARLQECTGYASDPADRTAAQQRNLDDILAVTRVPERSLASHLQFATFTFRDIVWNRLGGRNPFGNRGVWYSGSHDDKALNAGVERFSADPTARRDLSYDSDLTGRVSLPVLTLHAIDDPTAFVEHEAAYRATLRGAGRAGNLVQTFTEETEHSALSDSEYANSISALDTWVRSGRKPTPSSIAASCGAFDEIYGSGCFYDSAFHPAPYASRVRPRPGGLGWPAMTAAQERAWSGIDGVGIAP, encoded by the coding sequence TTGAACACATCTGACGCGCCCACGCCTGTCTCCTGGTGGGCCTCCCACCGCCGCCGCCGTCCGGCGGTACTGGCGGCCGTGCTCGCGGCCGTGTCCCTCGGCACGCTCGGCAACGCACCGACCGGCCACGCCCGGACCACCCAGCCCGAGGCCGCCACCTGCCCGGCCAAGCTGGCCGGGAAGGCGACGTGTTACACCGGCCAGGACACCAACGGGGCGTACTACACGATCGCGGTGCCCACCCATTGGAACGGATCCCTCGTCGTGCACGCACACGGCGGACCCGACCTCGGCGACTCCTCCGACCCGTCCCGCAGCACCGACGACCTGGACCGCTGGGCGGTGATGGTCGACCAGGGATATGCCTGGGCCGGCTCCTCCTACCGCCGCGGTGGCTACGGAACCCGGATGGCCGCCGCCGACACCGAGAACGTACGCCGCCTGTTCCTCGCCCGGTTCGGCAAGCCGAAGCGGACGTACGTCCACGGCCAGTCCTGGGGCGGCAACGTCGCTGCGAAGGTGGCGGAAACCTACGGCACACGGCCGGGGGCCTACGACGGGGTGCTGCTGACCAGCGGTGTCCTCGGCGGCGGCTCGCGCGGCTACGACTACCGCGTCGACCTGCGGGTGGTCTACCAGTACTACTGCCACAACCACCCCCGGCCGACCGAGCCGCAATACCCGCTGTGGCAGGGGCTGCGCCCGGACTCCACCCTGACGAACACCGGGCTCCGCGCCCGCCTCCAGGAGTGCACCGGCTACGCGTCCGACCCCGCGGACCGGACCGCGGCACAGCAGCGCAACCTCGACGACATCCTCGCCGTCACCCGCGTCCCGGAGCGTTCCCTCGCATCGCATCTGCAGTTCGCGACCTTCACCTTCCGGGACATCGTGTGGAACCGGCTCGGTGGCCGTAATCCGTTCGGCAACCGCGGTGTGTGGTACTCGGGTTCACACGACGACAAGGCGCTCAACGCGGGTGTCGAGCGGTTCTCGGCCGATCCCACCGCCCGCCGTGACCTCTCCTACGACAGCGATCTCACCGGCAGGGTCTCCCTTCCGGTCCTCACCCTGCACGCGATCGACGACCCGACCGCCTTCGTGGAGCACGAGGCGGCCTACCGCGCCACCCTCCGGGGTGCCGGCCGGGCCGGAAACCTCGTCCAGACGTTCACCGAGGAGACCGAGCACAGTGCGCTGAGCGACTCCGAATACGCCAACTCGATCTCGGCGCTGGACACATGGGTGCGCTCCGGCCGTAAGCCGACCCCGTCCTCGATCGCGGCCTCCTGCGGCGCCTTCGACGAGATCTACGGCAGCGGTTGCTTCTACGACTCCGCCTTCCACCCCGCGCCCTACGCCTCGCGGGTCCGTCCCCGGCCGGGCGGGCTCGGCTGGCCCGCCATGACCGCGGCGCAGGAGCGGGCGTGGAGCGGGATCGACGGTGTGGGGATCGCCCCCTGA
- a CDS encoding polyprenyl synthetase encodes MAQGTGRRGGLDERAVLLAAGLADLAVSTLGSVLGTARGLLRRSDTTELAAEAEHDLMARGRLALDRHAAAVPPAHLEILARHALARRATGDV; translated from the coding sequence ATGGCGCAAGGCACGGGGCGACGCGGGGGACTGGATGAGCGGGCGGTGCTGCTGGCGGCCGGGCTGGCCGATCTGGCGGTGAGCACGCTGGGTTCGGTGCTGGGGACGGCGCGGGGGTTGCTGCGCCGCTCGGACACCACGGAGCTGGCGGCGGAGGCCGAGCACGATCTGATGGCACGCGGGCGCCTGGCGCTGGACCGGCATGCCGCGGCCGTCCCCCCGGCCCACCTGGAGATCCTCGCCCGGCACGCCCTGGCACGGCGGGCCACCGGCGATGTCTGA